The Balneola vulgaris DSM 17893 DNA window GGAAAAAACGGAACTTGGAGAAAAAGAGATTTTATTCTGGAAATGCCCGGTAAATACCCCAAAAAAGTTTGTATCACGCAATGGGGCGAAAATATTGACACTCAAGCCGTTGAAAAAGGAGCTACTGTAACCGTTTCTGTCGACATTCAAAGTAGAGAGTATAAAGGAAACTGGTACACCGATGTTAAAGCGTGGAAAGTGGAACATGGAACGGGTGAGCAAAACGCTTCAACGCCACCACCTCCAAGTGCTGAAGGCTTTACTATTGAATCGGAAAGCTTCGATAACATGGACGACGACCTTCCTTTCTAGTTCACACCTCTCTCGAAGAGACGTAACAGAGCATATTACAAGACTCAACTTAAAATTAAATGGTCATCCTGCTCCGCCAATAGGCGGTGAAGGATCTTGCGGGATAATAGCATGAGGTAAACAATCCACTTAATGCCGCGATCAACACTTCAAAAGTGGTCATCCTGAGCTTGAT harbors:
- a CDS encoding DUF3127 domain-containing protein, translated to MDIKLQGKVADILQEQSGQGKNGTWRKRDFILEMPGKYPKKVCITQWGENIDTQAVEKGATVTVSVDIQSREYKGNWYTDVKAWKVEHGTGEQNASTPPPPSAEGFTIESESFDNMDDDLPF